One window of Alosa sapidissima isolate fAloSap1 chromosome 21, fAloSap1.pri, whole genome shotgun sequence genomic DNA carries:
- the LOC121696194 gene encoding uncharacterized protein LOC121696194, with amino-acid sequence MAPPSKRSRAAKKRQADLRSTEVPSKRSPVAQVDLVSCDEVGRPRKKAHTQSSDAIQSSDCQLQCQLQCQLQCQLQSSDAIQANSTNSQTNSTNSLNMCHDNNATDCCSLNESVDFPERSVLMGSFHQGHLRFGNVRNKQCGAISLTAVLKSKMKNVWSWETGDLDDVLIKGTVLYRSMSAQGKIRDHGRGYIAVSELPRQYEVWNCDFAINFAESYTGFIHVDDYDHALRDVAMPFDVALQRIDKESDDEVAQFIDTYITCEIPPETDAELYEVVSSVQRHSTRHSKTCRKKNTVCRFNFPRPPSSCTFITRGGNCEDLNGNDDNASASAIIKNVKTALTMPDMNFDTADAFFESLGIDQGLFEKAYNICSKKKSIVLKRNPGDIWVNQYNKDLLRAWQGNMDIQYVTDAFSVVVYILSYITKAEQEMGLLLQRAQDESMNGNLDAKAAFKQLGSVYLHNREVSAQEAVYRLTHMHLKECSRDVQFIPVGDNPVRMSLPLHVLQNKAQFQQCNDESSIWMRNVIERYKSRPQNEQFEDICLASFCSEYRVLSKSQVPTEKDSHDIIQLNNNCGFVKRRTRTEPAVVRYPRFSPTKNPEKYFHSLLQLFLPYYEDCHLKPPQFDTYEHFYKNGAVKCGVDVQRVQSIVDTNKALFEKESDEIDRAKQLLEDKIDLEDAWAQICPETERERLRCLDLMKEKVVDDEGDDDDKLIPDLTANPQTTCTLETNHVSMPRQDALHLLRSLNEEQSAIFYAVRKWCLQKLFGQNPEPLRLFITGGAGTGKSHLIKAIHYESTRLLSQIAENPEDLTVLLTAPTGVAAYNIGAATIHNTFSIGANVKLPYQPLGDEKVNSLRTKMGSLQILIIDEVSMVDHRLLAYIHGRLRQIKQTGDYSLFAKVSLICVGDFFQLKPVKGTPLFAENKGANLWDNNFEVAELTKVVRQENAAFAEMLNRLRVRKKNEPLTDCDVLTLRQRETETWLNVDTEEEPQLPGYVFKHNPRGNCYDESEPAFAALKQQQRGGVGVYCSENIDVQVSIPERCNLECLYFEIPHANLIAAVLYRPSSYKIDMFREQILQVIFELEKHPGRKLIMGDFNEDIFVSSTILKLLEQHG; translated from the exons atGGCGCCTCCTAGCAAGCGGTCCAGGGCGGCCAAGAAGAGACAGGCTGACTTGAGGTCCACTGAG GTGCCGAGCAAGAGGTCCCCGGTGGCGCAGGTTGACTTGGTCTCCTGTGACGAGGTTgggcgtcctcgtaaaaaagccCACACACAGTCTTCGGACGCTATACAGTCTTCGGACTGCCAGTTACAATGCCAGTTACAATGCCAGTTACAATGCCAGTTACAGTCTTCGGACGCAATACAAGCAAACTCTACCAACTCTCAAACAAACTCTACCAACTCTCTGAATATGTGCCATGACAATAATGCTACTGATTGTTGTTCTTTGAATGAATCTGTTGACTTCCCAGAGAGATCTGTGCTGATGGGGTCTTTTCATCAAGGCCATCTACGGTTTGGAAATGTGCGCAACAAGCAGTGTGGTGCCATCAGCTTGACTGCTGTTTTGAAGTCCAAGATGAAGAACGTGTGGAGCTGGGAAACTGGAGATCTTGATGATGTTTTGATTAAGGGAACTGTTCTATACAGGTCAATGAGCGCACAGGGTAAAATAAGAGACCATGGAAGGGGTTACATTGCTGTGTCTGAATTACCTAGGCAATATGAAGTGTGGAATTGTGATTTTGCAATAAACTTTGCTGAATCTTACACTGGATTTATTCACGTTGATGACTATGACCATGCTTTGCGTGATGTTGCCATGCCTTTTGATGTAGCACTGCAGCGG ATTGATAAAgagagtgatgatgaagtggCACAGTTCATAGATACATATATCACTTGTGAGATTCCACCAGAAACAGATGCAGAGCTTTATGAGGTTGTGAGCAGCGTACAGAGGCACAGCACAAGACACTCTAAGACTTGCCGCAAGAAAAACACAGTGTGCAGGTTCAACTTCCCACGGCCACCATCAAGCTGTACTTTCATCACAAGAGGCGGTAACTGTGAGGACTTGAATGGCAATGATGACAATGCAAGTGCTAGTGCAATAATAAAGAATGTTAAAACTGCGTTGACCATGCCTGACATGAATTTTGATACAGCTGATGCATTTTTTGAGTCTCTTGGGATAGATCAAGGTTTGTTTGAAAAGGCGTACAACATATGTTCCAAAAAGAAAAGCATTGTCCTTAAACGAAATCCTGGAGACATTTGGGTGAACCAGTacaacaaagacttactccGTGCTTGGCAAGGCAATATGGATATCCAGTATGTCACAGATGCCTTTTCAGTTGTGGTCTACATACTGTCGTACATCACAAAAGCAGAACAAGAAATGGGTTTGCTCTTACAACGTGCCCAAGACGAGTCAATGAATGGCAACCTTGATGCAAAAGCAGCATTCAAACAGCTTGGAAGTGTATACCTACACAACAGAGAAGTTTCAGCCCAAGAGGCAGTGTATCgattaacacacatgcacttgaaaGAATGCTCTCGTGACGTACAGTTCATTCCAGTTGGTGATAATCCTGTTAGGATGAGTTTACCTCTGCATGTACTTCAAAATAAAGCCCAATTCCAACAGTGTAATGATGAAAGCAGCATTTGGATGCGCAATGTGATTGAGAGATATAAGAGCAGACCCCAGAATGAACAATTTGAGGATATATGCCTGGCCAGTTTTTGTTCTGAATACAGAGTTCTATCAAAGTCACAGGTTCCGACTGAAAAAGATTCACATGACATTATACAGCTCAACAACAATTGTGGTTTTGTGAAACGAAGGACCCGAACTGAACCTGCTGTCGTGAGGTATCCCAGATTTTCTCCCACAAAAAACCCTGAAAAGTACTTCCATTCGTTGCTGCAACTGTTTCTGCCTTACTATGAAGACTGTCACCTCAAACCGCCCCAGTTTGATACATATGAACATTTCTATAAAAATGGTGCAGTGAAATGTGGTGTTGATGTTCAAAGAGTGCAGTCGATTGTGGATACCAACAAAGctttatttgaaaaagaaagtgatGAGATTGACAGAGCTAAACAGCTGCTGGAAGACAAAATTGATTTGGAAGATGCCTGGGCTCAAATATGTcctgaaacagaaagggagcGTCTTCGTTGTTTGGATctgatgaaagaaaaagttgtagatgatgaaggtgatgatgatgacaaactCATTCCTGACCTGACAGCAAACCCACAGACTACATGCACTTTGGAAACAAATCATGTGTCAATGCCCAGACAGGATGCATTGCATTTATTGCGATCATTAAATGAAGAACAGTCTGCCATATTCTATGCTGTTCGTAAGTGGTGTTTGCAGAAactgtttggacaaaatcctGAACCGTTGCGATTATTCATTACTGGTGGAGCAGGAACGGGGAAAAGCCATTTAATCAAAGCGATACATTACGAATCTACACGGCTGTTGTCACAGATTGCTGAAAATCCTGAGGACCTCACTGTGCTTCTAACAGCACCTACAGGAGTGGCTGCATATAACATTGGCGCTGCAACAATTCACAATACATTCTCCATCGGTGCAAATGTCAAACTGCCATATCAACCACTAGGTGATGAGAAAGTCAATTCTTTGCGAACCAAAATGGGCAGCTTGCAAATTCTGATCATTGATGAAGTGTCCATGGTCGACCACCGTCTTTTGGCCTACATTCATGGTAGACTGCGTCAAATCAAGCAGACTGGGGATTATTCCTTGTTTGCAAAAGTTTCCCTGATTTGTGTGGGTGATTTTTTCCAACTCAAGCCCGTGAAAGGCACGCCTCTTTTTGCTGAAAACAAAGGAGCCAACCTGTGGGACAACAACTTTGAGGTTGCAGAACTGACTAAAGTTGTTAGACAAGAAAATGCAGCATTTGCGGAAATGCTTAATCGTCTCAGAGTCCGTAAAAAGAACGAACCTCTCACCGACTGTGATGTTCTCACACTGAGGCAGCGTGAAACTG AGACGTGGCTCAATGTAGACACTGAAGAAGAGCCACAACTTCCAGGATACGTCTTCAAACACAATCCGAGAGGAAACTGTTACGATGAATCCGAGCCAGCCTTTGCAGCgctgaaacaacaacaaagaggtGGAGTTGGTGTGTATTGTTCAGAAAACATTGATGTGCAGGTGTCAATTCCAGAAAGATGCAATTTGGAATGTCTGTATTTTGAAATACCTCATGCAAATTTGATTGCTGCTGTGTTGTACAGGCCCAGCTCGTATAAGATTGACATGTTTCGAGAACAGATATTACAGGTCATCTTTGAACTTGAGAAGCATCCAGGGAGGAAACTCATCATGGGAGACTTCAATGAGGATATCTTTGTATCGTCTACAATTCTCAAGTTACTGGAACAGCATGG GTAG